GCCTCCTGCGGGCCGACATTCTGCACGACTGCGGCCGTTCGCTGAACCCGGCGGTGGACCTCGGCCAGATCGAAGGCGGCTATGTCCAGGGCTGCGGCTGGCTTCTGACTGAGGAGCTGGTCTGGTCGGCGGACGGGCGCCTGCTGACGCACGCCCCATCGACCTACAAGATCCCCTGCGCCTCCGACCGGCCGATCGACCTCCGGGCCGAGATCTGGGCGCCGGGGGAGAACCGCGAGCTGACCGTCCGCCGCTCCAAGGCGGTCGGCGAGCCGCCGTTCATGCTGGCGATCTCCGCGCACCAGGCCGTCGCCGCCGCTGTCGCCGCGGCCGCCGGCGGCTGGCGCCCGCTCGACGCTCCGGCGACGCCGGAGTGCGTGCTGATGGCGCTCGCGCGCTGAGAGAACGCCGGCGCGGGCGGAACCGTCCGGCGACGAAAAACGCCGGATCGGGGTCGGACCGATCCGGCGGCATGCGCACGGCCCGGGCGGTGCGCAGACGAGATATCCGGGCCGGCCGACGCGCCCGCTGAGGCGCGCCGGTGGCGTGCCGGCCCGGCGACCGCGGCCTTATTCGGCCGCGAGCAGCTCCGGCACCGCGAGGAGCAGGAACTCGTTGGCGGCCGGCGCGTCGAGCCGGCGGCCCGACGAGAACGGCAGGTTGTTGTCGTTGGCGACGATGATGTGCGTGTCGTCGACCTTCATGACGTCCTCGATCGTGAAGAACGGCATCGTGTACTTGCCGGTGAGGTCACGCGCGGCGGCGGTCTCGAGGCGGGCGATGCCGTCCGGATCGGCGATGTCCATCAGATCGATGTGGCCGATGCGGCGGACCGTGCCGTCCTCGTGGACGTCGGACATGTCGACCAGGACGACGCGCTTGACCATCGCCGGGGCGGGGAAGCAGTCGGCGGTCGGCTCGCCCTCGCACTTCAGCGACGGGTCACCCTCGCCGTTGTCACGCTCGATCACCAGGGCGCGGGTCTCGTCGATGAAGTTGAAATCGCCGATCGCGGTGGCCCCTTCGGCGAGCGGGAACTTCACCACGTCGCCGGTCCACTCTCTGGTCTTCGGATCGAACGCCATCACCGTGAGCGCGTTCTCGCCCGAGCCCAGCAGCGGCTTCTCCAGCATCGCCCACAGGAGGCCGGTGCCCGGCTGCAACGCCATGCCCTCGTAACCGCCGGAGCGGGCCGACTGGTAGTCCTTGCCCTCTTCGGCCGGGATCCGCAGCGCCGGATGGTCCGGGCTCCGGATCTCCTCGCCGTTCAGCATGGTCGGGTAGACGCCCTTCACCACACCGTCGAGGCCGGCCTCGATGAGGTAGGGGCCGAACTCCTCGCCGATCCACAGCGTCCCGTCGACGAGCTGGATCGACTCGAGGTCGAAGTCGGCGCCGGTGAGGTAGCGCTCGGCGGTGCCCTCATAGGCGATGCGGAACGGCACGACCTTGTCTGGGTCCTTCAGGAAGATCGTCTCGCGGGCGACGTCGCCGGTCTCCCAGTCGGGGTTGATCTTGTGGAAGAAGAGCAGCGCGTCGGGCGAGTTGAGCTTCGAGCCGAAGCCGTTGTCCGTCAGCGCGATGATCGAGCCGTCCTCCGCGCGCTCCATCGCGAAGCCGGAGAAGCCCTGCACCGGCTGCCCCTCGAACGGGAAGGAGAGGCCGGTGCCGCGCTTGCCGTGCAGGCCGCCGGTATCGCCCTCGACCGTGCCAGGCGCGTCGACGCGGGCGCTGCCGGCGGCGAATTTGCCGGAGACCTGCGCGTCGGCCGGGGCGTCGGCGGGCGCGGGGATGATGGTGTTGGCCTCCAGCACCGCATGACCGGCGAGGGTCGCGGGGAAGGTCTTGCCGACGACGTCGTCGGCCTGCGCGAGAACGGGCGCGGTGAGAAGCGCGACGAGCGCAACGGACAGGCGGAGCATAACAACCTCGTGATCGTTGACTGGTCAGGCACCTACGCCGGCGACAAGACGAGGCGATGAAGGGTTTTTGACGTTTCGCTGACGCGCCGTTTGGGGTTCGCCCGTGTTCGGACGGCGCGCAATGCCGCCGGAGCCCGCGACCGCGGGGCGGACGAAGGCCCGGCATGGCGGCATTCGTCGCGGCGAGAGGCCATCCCCCTGATTCTTCTACCCTGCGGCGTGAGGCATAACGAAATCCTGTTGAGATATAGGCGCGGACGTCATAGGGTCCGCGTCAAAGAACGGCCGAAGCCGTCCATCCCAGGGAGGAACGGAAATAATGATTATCCGCACTATTCTTGCGGCGTCCGCCGCTGCGATCGCGTTCGCGCCGATGACCGCGTCGGCCCAGACGATGCTGAAATTCGCGCACGTCTACGAATCGAGCGAGCCGTACCACACGTGCGCCGTGGCGGCGTCCGACAAGCTCCTCGCCGCGACCGACGATCGCTACGGCATCGAGGTCTTCCCCGCGTCCTCGCTGGGCAAGGAAGTCGACATCAACGAGGGCCTCGGCCTCGGCACGGTCGACATCATCTATACCGGCCAGCTCTTCGCCGGTCGCGCGTATGGGCCGATCGCCATCGGCGGCGCCCCGTTCATGTTCCGCGACTACGAGCA
This portion of the Acuticoccus sp. I52.16.1 genome encodes:
- a CDS encoding esterase-like activity of phytase family protein; the encoded protein is MLRLSVALVALLTAPVLAQADDVVGKTFPATLAGHAVLEANTIIPAPADAPADAQVSGKFAAGSARVDAPGTVEGDTGGLHGKRGTGLSFPFEGQPVQGFSGFAMERAEDGSIIALTDNGFGSKLNSPDALLFFHKINPDWETGDVARETIFLKDPDKVVPFRIAYEGTAERYLTGADFDLESIQLVDGTLWIGEEFGPYLIEAGLDGVVKGVYPTMLNGEEIRSPDHPALRIPAEEGKDYQSARSGGYEGMALQPGTGLLWAMLEKPLLGSGENALTVMAFDPKTREWTGDVVKFPLAEGATAIGDFNFIDETRALVIERDNGEGDPSLKCEGEPTADCFPAPAMVKRVVLVDMSDVHEDGTVRRIGHIDLMDIADPDGIARLETAAARDLTGKYTMPFFTIEDVMKVDDTHIIVANDNNLPFSSGRRLDAPAANEFLLLAVPELLAAE